One Phoenix dactylifera cultivar Barhee BC4 chromosome 8, palm_55x_up_171113_PBpolish2nd_filt_p, whole genome shotgun sequence genomic window carries:
- the LOC103709329 gene encoding probable nucleoredoxin 1: MAEAEGAANGGNAHDLKSLLSAEGRDFLVRNNGDQVKISNLDGKVTGLYFSASWCGPCHRFTPKLVEAYNEISSRVGDFEVIFISGDEDEESFNNYFSEMPWLAIPFSDSETRDRLNELFDVSGIPHLVVLDKSGKVLTDEAVRAVRDYGSEGYPFTPERIAKMKEEEEAAKKNQTLRSVLVSSSRDFVISNSGNKVPVAELEGKIVGLYFALSSFAPCIEFTRVLSDMYGKLKEKGESFEVVLVSLDDEDSSFEQSFASMPWLAIPINDKSSEKLARYFELETIPTLVVIGSDGKTLNANAAELVEDYGVEAYPFSPEKLQELAEKEKAKMEAQTLESLLVSGERDYVIGKGNVKVPISELVGKNILLYFSAHWCPPCRAFLPKLIDAYHKIKEKDSAFEVIFVSSDQDQSSFDDFFSSMPWLALPFGDERKKSLSRTFKIYGIPSLVAIGPTGKTITKEARELVMVHGADAYPFTEERLKQLETESEEMAKGWPEKVKHELHEEHELVKTRRLGYICDRCKEEGKGWSFFCEECDFDMHPKCALEEEEDKKMNDIDEGGLLGEDPQDSQGEGGKEGYVCEGGVCYKA; encoded by the exons ATGGCGGAAGCCGAAGGAGCCGCTAACGGCGGGAACGCGCACGATCTGAAATCGCTCCTCTCCGCCGAGGGGAGGGACTTCCTCGTCCGCAACAACGGCGATCAG GTGAAGATCAGCAATTTAGATGGTAAAGTCACTGGTCTTTACTTCTCAGCCTCATGGTGTGGCCCCTGCCACCGGTTCACTCCGAAGCTGGTCGAAGCCTACAATGAGATATCATCGAGGGTCGGCGATTTTGAGGTCATCTTCATATCGGGCGATGAGGATGAAGAGTCATTTAACAACTACTTCTCTGAGATGCCATGGCTCGCCATTCCTTTCTCAGACTCTGAGACCCGAGACCGCCTCAACGAGCTGTTTGATGTTAGCGGAATACCCCACCTTGTGGTCCTTGACAAGAGTGGCAAGGTTCTCACCGATGAGGCTGTGCGGGCGGTGAGAGACTATGGCTCCGAGGGGTACCCGTTCACGCCTGAGAGGATTGCGAAgatgaaagaggaggaggaggctgcgAAGAAGAACCAAACTCTTCGAAGCGTGCTGGTTTCCTCCTCTCGTGACTTTGTGATATCAAACAGTGGAAATAAGGTACCTGTGGCAGAACTTGAAGGAAAGATTGTGGGTCTGTACTTCGCGCTGAGTTCTTTTGCGCCATGCATTGAGTTTACCCGAGTGCTCTCAGATATGTATGGCAAGCTGAAGGAAAAGGGGGAGAGTTTTGAGGTTGTGCTGGTATCCTTAGATGATGAAGATTCATCTTTCGAGCAAAGCTTCGCCAGCATGCCATGGCTTGCAATCCCCATCAACGACAAGAGTTCCGAAAAGCTCGCCCGCTACTTTGAGCTCGAGACCATCCCAACACTTGTTGTGATTGGCTCGGATGGGAAGACTCTGAATGCCAATGCTGCCGAACTTGTGGAGGACTATGGGGTTGAGGCATACCCATTCTCTCCAGAGAAGTTGCAGGAGCTCGCAGAGAAGGAGAAGGCGAAGATGGAAGCACAGACGCTGGAGTCGCTTCTTGTTTCTGGGGAGCGGGATTATGTCATTGGAAAGGGCAATGTGAAG GTTCCCATATCTGAACTTGTTGGGAAGAATATCCTTCTCTACTTCTCAGCGCACTGGTGCCCTCCGTGTCGTGCATTTCTGCCCAAGCTAATCGATGCATACCACAAGATCAAGGAGAAGGACAGTGCCTTCGAAGTGATCTTTGTCTCAAGTGATCAGGACCAGAGCTCCTTTGATGACTTCTTTTCTAGCATGCCATGGTTAGCCCTTCCCTTTGGAGACGAGAGGAAGAAGTCTTTGAGCCGCACGTTTAAGATCTATGGCATCCCATCCCTTGTTGCCATCGGCCCAACTGGAAAAACAATCACCAAGGAAGCAAGAGAGCTCGTGATGGTCCATGGAGCTGATGCTTACCCCTTCACCGAGGAGCGATTGAAGCAGCTTGAGACAGAGAGTGAGGAAATGGCAAAGGGATGGCCGGAGAAAGTGAAGCATGAGCTCCATGAGGAGCACGAGCTTGTGAAGACCCGCCGTTTGGGGTATATCTGTGACCGGTGCAAGGAGGAAGGCAAAGGGTGGTCTTTCTTTTGCGAGGAGTGTGACTTTGATATGCACCCCAAGTGtgcattggaggaggaggaggataaaAAGATGAATGATATCGATGAGGGTGGTTTACTTGGTGAGGACCCTCAAGACAGCCAAGGGGAGGGTGGCAAGGAGGGGTATGTGTGCGAGGGGGGTGTCTGCTATAAAGCTTGA
- the LOC103709333 gene encoding uncharacterized protein LOC103709333: MGATAKKAFEVAALLDLKPHPEGGFFSETFRDSSITLSKSQLPPQYKVDRPVSTAIYFMLPTGSVSHLHRIPCAETWHFYMGEPLTVFELHYDGHIEWTVLGPNLDAGHRLQYTVPPNVWFGSFPTLDVESFASDGSILVKAPKRDPELHYSLVGCTCAPAFQFEDFELAAYSELKILASNAEPFLDYLILPS; encoded by the exons ATGGGAGCGACGGCAAAGAAGGCCTTCGAGGTGGCAGCTCTCTTGGATCTGAAGCCTCACCCTGAAGGGGGTTTCTTCTCGGAGACTTTTAGGGACTCCTCCATCACCCTCTCCAAGTCTCAACTCCCACCCCAGT ACAAGGTTGATCGTCCAGTGAGCACAGCTATCTACTTCATGCTGCCAACAGGAAGTGTATCGCACCTCCATCGCATACCTTGTGCTGAAACTTGGCACTTTTACATGGGAGAGCCTCTCACG GTGTTTGAGTTACATTATGATGGCCACATCGAGTGGACTGTTCTTGGCCCAAATCTAGATGCTGGCCACCGACTGCAGTACACTGTGCCACCGAATGTGTGGTTTGGATCATTTCCCACCTTGGATGTTGAGTCCTTTGCATCTGATGGTAGTATTCTTGTCAAAGCTCCGAAAAGGGACCCTGAGCTGCATTATTCTTTGGTTGGCTGCACCTGTGCCCCTGCCTTCCAGTTCGAGGATTTTGAGTTAGCCGCATATTCTGAGCTGAAGATCCTCGCTTCCAATGCCGAACCATTTCTCGACTACCTCATCCTGCCCAGCTGA
- the LOC103709332 gene encoding exocyst complex component EXO70A1 — protein MMDDYGGVIASPAAEGELEAAEREIMRWDSVSQAAEDRMLFDGGHRSDAERFLRAVDEIRRSIKGPIVVGSPRRSSSSSSGSTSANAIQIAMAKLEDEFSNILVSRVNEFEIESLVDLSSLSMSMEEDSAGGDISDAEGGEDWSLRPSGSEGSSLGHSRKSSSYQSTRSVREIELVPEDAIADLRSIAERMIASGYGRECVQVYGSARKAVVDLCFRQLGVEKLSIGDVQRLEWDALEAKIRRWIRAARACIRIVFASERRLCERVFDGLGGVPGGDDAPFNETVKGAAIQLFGFAEAISIGRRSPEKLFKILDLHDAISDLLPDVAALFRSRSSGSIYTQAAGILSRLAEAVRGILSEFENAVLRDPSKIPVPGGTIHPLTRYVMNYISLISDYKQTLVELIVTCPSASSRFAGEDPGAGGPEIDFPEPENPSPLAAHLIWIIVILQHNLENKANLYKDNALSHLFLMNNVHYIVHKVKGSPELRQLIGDDYLRKLTAKFRQSATRYQRATWVRILYCLRDEGIHVSGSFSSGVSKSTLRERFRAFNAAFDEVHRTQAAWLVPDTQLREELRISISEKLLPAYRSFLGRFRHHIESGRHPEMYIKYSVEDLEAALSDFFEGCTPSPLNRRRSH, from the coding sequence ATGATGGACGACTACGGAGGCGTGATCGCGTCGCCGGCGGCGGAGGGGGAGCTGGAGGCGGCGGAGCGGGAGATCATGCGGTGGGACTCGGTGTCCCAGGCTGCCGAAGACCGGATGCTCTTCGACGGCGGGCACCGCTCCGACGCCGAGCGGTTCCTCCGCGCCGTCGACGAGATCCGCCGCTCCATCAAGGGCCCCATCGTCGTTGGCAGCCCCCGCCGGtcgtcgtcctcctcctccgggtCCACGTCGGCGAACGCGATCCAGATCGCGATGGCCAAGCTGGAGGATGAGTTCAGTAATATACTGGTTTCTAGAGTCAACGAGTTCGAGATCGAGTCGCTCGTCGATCTGAGCTCGCTGTCGATGTCGATGGAGGAGGATTCGGCCGGCGGCGATATCTCCGATGCAGAGGGCGGCGAGGACTGGAGTCTCCGGCCGTCGGGATCGGAGGGGAGCAGCCTGGGGCACAGCAGGAAGAGCAGCAGCTACCAGTCGACGAGAAGCGTCCGGGAGATCGAGCTGGTGCCGGAGGACGCGATCGCGGATCTCCGGAGCATTGCGGAGCGGATGATCGCCTCCGGCTATGGCCGGGAGTGCGTCCAGGTGTACGGCTCCGCCCGGAAGGCGGTGGTGGACTTGTGCTTCCGGCAGCTCGGCGTCGAGAAGCTTAGCATCGGCGACGTCCAGCGCCTCGAGTGGGACGCCCTCGAGGCCAAGATCCGCCGCTGGATCCGGGCCGCCCGGGCCTGCATCCGGATCGTCTTCGCCAGCGAGCGCCGCCTCTGCGAGCGCGTCTTCGACGGCCTCGGCGGCGTCCCCGGTGGCGACGACGCCCCCTTCAACGAGACTGTCAAGGGCGCGGCCATCCAGCTCTTCGGCTTCGCCGAGGCCATCAGCATCGGCCGCCGGTCCCCGGAGAAGCTCTTCAAGATCCTCGACCTCCACGACGCCATCTCCGACCTCCTGCCGGACGTAGCCGCCCTGTTCCGCTCCCGGTCTTCCGGGTCCATCTACACCCAGGCCGCCGGCATCCTTTCCCGCCTTGCCGAGGCCGTCCGGGGTATCCTCTCCGAGTTCGAGAACGCCGTCCTCCGGGATCCCTCCAAGATCCCGGTCCCTGGCGGCACCATCCACCCGCTGACTCGCTATGTGATGAACTACATCAGCCTCATCTCTGATTACAAGCAGACTCTGGTCGAGCTCATCGTCACGTGCCCGTCGGCGAGCTCGCGGTTCGCCGGTGAGGATCCGGGTGCTGGTGGCCCGGAGATCGACTTCCCGGAGCCGGAGAACCCGTCACCACTGGCCGCCCACTTGATCTGGATCATCGTTATACTCCAGCACAATCTTGAAAACAAGGCCAATCTCTACAAGGACAATGCCCTCTCCCATCTCTTCTTGATGAACAACGTGCACTATATTGTCCATAAGGTGAAGGGCTCGCCGGAGCTCCGGCAGCTGATCGGAGATGACTACTTGAGGAAGCTGACAGCGAAGTTCCGGCAGTCAGCAACTAGATACCAGAGGGCGACATGGGTGAGGATCCTCTACTGTTTGAGGGATGAGGGAATTCATGTGAGCGGGAGCTTCTCTTCCGGGGTTTCCAAATCGACGCTGAGGGAGAGGTTCAGGGCTTTCAATGCGGCCTTTGATGAGGTCCACCGGACTCAGGCAGCATGGTTGGTGCCGGACACTCAGCTGAGAGAGGAGCTGAGGATTTCGATATCGGAGAAGCTGTTGCCGGCCTACCGGTCCTTCCTTGGCCGGTTCCGGCATCATATAGAGAGTGGTAGGCACCCTGAGATGTATATCAAGTATTCGGTTGAGGATCTAGAGGCGGCCTTATCTGATTTCTTTGAAGGGTGCACACCTTCTCCACTCAACAGGAGAAGATCACATTGA
- the LOC103709330 gene encoding serine/threonine-protein phosphatase PP1-like — translation MEGSALDDLIERLLEGKKSKGSGKKIQLSEAEIRNVCVAAKEVFLSQPVLLELEAPINVCGDIHGQFSDLLRLFEYGGFPPHSNYLFLGDYVDRGKQSIETICLLLSYKIKYPDNFFLLRGNHECASINRIYGFYDECKRRFSVRLWKLFTDCFNCLPVAAVIDDKIFCMHGGLSPELQHLDQIRQIERPVDVPDQGLLCDLLWSDPDREIKGWGENDRGVSYTFGADKVSEFLRKHDLDLICRAHQVVEDGYEFFADRQLVTIFSAPNYCGEFNNAGALMSVDASLLCSFQILKPYRGKVGGQLD, via the exons ATGGAAGGAAGTGCTTTGGATGATTTGATCGAGAGGTTACTCGAAGGGAAGAAGAGCAAGGGGAGTGGCAAGAAGATTCAGCTCAGCGAGGCCGAGATTCGCAATGTCTGCGTTGCTGCGAAAGAAGTCTTCCTGAGCCAACCCGTCCTCCTCGAATTGGAGGCACCCATTAATGTCTGCG gtgaTATCCATGGCCAATTCTCTGATCTGCTCCGACTTTTCGAGTATGGTGGCTTTCCTCCACACTCTAACTACCTCTTCCTCGGTGACTATGTCGACCGAGGGAAACAGAGTATTGAGACCAtctgcctcctcctctcctACAAGATCAAATACCCTGACAACTTCTTCCTCCTTCGAGGAAACCATGAATGTGCTTCCATCAATCGGATTTATGGCTTCTACGATGAATGCAAGCGTCGTTTCAGTGTTAGGCTTTGGAAGCTCTTTACCGATTGCTTCAACTGCCTCCCGGTGGCCGCTGTCATCGACGATAAGATATTCTGCATGCATGGTGGGCTCTCACCAGAATTGCAGCACTTGGACCAGATAAGGCAGATTGAGAGGCCAGTGGACGTGCCAGACCAAGGATTGTTGTGCGACCTACTATGGTCGGACCCCGACCGAGAAATTAAAGGATGGGGAGAGAATGATCGAGGTGTTTCATATACTTTTGGGGCTGATAAGGTGTCTGAGTTCTTAAGGAAGCATGATCTTGATCTTATTTGTCGTGCACATCAA GTTGTGGAAGATGGCTATGAATTCTTTGCAGATAGGCAATTGGTGACCATATTTTCAGCCCCAAACTACTGTGGGGAATTCAATAATGCTGGCGCACTGATGAGTGTAGATGCGAGCTTGCTTTGCTCTTTTCAGATCCTCAAGCCTTACAGAGGGAAGGTAGGAGGGCAGCTGGATTAA
- the LOC103709331 gene encoding pentatricopeptide repeat-containing protein At2g13600-like: protein MGNPLNLLKPLSADAVSFDLHRLAYFLDSCTAAGDARRGAAAHARLQKLHESLDRSLSLWNKLLSLYYRCGFARRAHQLFDVMPTRDAVSYNTMISAQIRINRNAFEPLRLYSQMLADGVKPNNITFSSLLAASDGMKESHFVEQIHAHSIRFGLNSDEFVGSAMVNGYERCRGLKEALCAFEEIAELDAVSFNIMIDVCARRGSKCHAMEIFSRMRREGNGSFDSFTFTTVLKTCLEREDLRFGMQLHGCAWKVGLVSDAPIGNALITMYSKCGGGMDSMVAAFRRVSEPNIISWTALIAGLVQNGLAEEAASFYKEMVTSGVMENEFCFASVLPAFSFLASLEHGRMVHCRIVKSEFSSDVMVGNALVDLYFKCGSLEDARVVFETMRSRDVVSWTVMILGLGQHGKGREALEIFGSMESKGFKPDAVTFLAGLSACSHGGLVDDGIRIFNSMVTHYRVKPKREHCACVVDMLGRSGRLKEAERFIGEMGIEMDPLAWEALLGACEIHGEMELGQRSAEKVMKLEPQKDGPYVLLSNIYAEGRLWEEKENLRERLDASGLRKEAARSWFSGLEISVSRPVSTS, encoded by the exons ATGGGCAACCCGCTAAATCTCCTCAAACCTCTCTCCGCCGACGCCGTTTCCTTCGATTTACACCGCTTAGCCTACTTCCTGGACTCGTGCACGGCCGCGGGGGACGCCCGCCGCGGCGCAGCCGCGCACGCCCGCCTCCAAAAACTCCACGAGTCGCTCGACCGTTCCCTCTCTCTCTGGAACAAGCTCCTCAGCCTCTACTACCGGTGCGGCTTCGCTCGCCGAGCCCATCAGCTGTTCGACGTAATGCCCACGAGAGACGCCGTCTCTTATAACACCATGATCTCAGCTCAAATCCGTATCAACCGCAACGCATTCGAGCCTCTCCGACTCTACTCTCAAATGCTGGCCGATGGCGTGAAGCCTAACAACATCACCTTCTCCTCGTTGCTCGCTGCCTCTGACGGCATGAAAGAATCTCACTTTGTGGAGCAAATCCATGCACACTCGATCAGATTTGGACTCAACTCGGATGAATTCGTGGGGAGTGCGATGGTGAACGGATATGAGAGGTGTAGAGGGCTAAAGGAAGCACTTTGTGCGTTCGAGGAGATTGCTGAATTGGATGCAGTCTCTTTCAACATCATGATTGATGTGTGTGCTCGGAGGGGGAGCAAATGCCATGCCATGGAGATCTTTTCTCGAATGAGAAGGGAGGGAAATGGAAGCTTCGATTCCTTCACGTTTACAACTGTACTAAAAACGTGCTTGGAGAGAGAAGATTTGAGGTTCGGCATGCAGCTCCATGGGTGTGCATGGAAGGTTGGCTTGGTGTCAGATGCTCCCATTGGGAATGCTCTCATAACCATGTATTCCAAATGTGGAGGAGGGATGGATTCTATGGTTGCAGCCTTTCGGAGGGTTTCGGAGCCAAACATCATCTCTTGGACTGCACTGATTGCAGGGCTGGTGCAGAATGGGCTGGCAgaggaagcagcaagcttctacAAAGAGATGGTGACATCCGGTGTTATGGAGAATGAATTTTGCTTCGCTAGTGTATTACCAGCATTCAGTTTCCTGGCAAGCCTTGAGCATGGAAGGATGGTTCATTGTAGGATTGTCAAGTCAGAGTTCTCATCGGATGTAATGGTGGGGAATGCTCTAGTAGATTTGTATTTCAAGTGCGGTAGCTTGGAAGATGCTCGGGTGGTGTTCGAAACTATGAGGAGCCGTGATGTGGTGTCCTGGACTGTGATGATTCTTGGGCTTGGTCAGCATGGGAAGGGAAGAGAGGCTCTCGAAATCTTTGGATCAATGGAGAGCAAAGGATTTAAGCCGGATGCTGTTACTTTTCTTGCAGGCCTATCTGCATGCAGCCATGGAGGTCTTGTGGATGATGGGATTAGAATTTTCAACTCTATGGTGACCCATTACAGAGTTAAGCCAAAGAGGGAACATTGTGCTTGTGTTGTTGATATGTTGGGTCGTTCCGGGAGGTTGAAAGAAGCTGAGAGGTTCATAGGGGAGATGGGGATAGAAATGGATCCGTTGGCATGGGAAGCTCTTCTTGGAGCTTGTGAAATTCATGGGGAGATGGAATTGGGACAGAGGTCTGCAGAGAAGGTTATGAAATTGGAGCCACAGAAGGATGGGCCGTATGTGTTGTTGTCGAATATATATGCTGAAGGAAGATTGTGGGAAGAAAAGGAGAATTTGAGGGAGAGATTGGATGCGAGCGGATTGAGAAAGGAGGCTGCACGAAGCTGGTTTTCAGGTCTAGAG ATCAGTGTCTCTCGACCAGTATCAACATCGTAG